A genomic window from Natronorubrum aibiense includes:
- a CDS encoding helix-turn-helix domain-containing protein, whose protein sequence is MFIATVHFTQHRECILRRLTADVDTPIPIEIEEIQNGFVTFVLHAGPHADSFQAELEATDHVKHVNRLDEENLLVTKPSCGAYSAIYQNHGTLRRSNTVSGRQREYNILVFRREDLKNILDDLAGFGTVTLGKLEEFRATTESSLTERQREVVTEALERGYYDWPRELTNETLADELGISRATLHEHLRKAERTLLSSALAESHRQTGRGQFERIDIEQE, encoded by the coding sequence ATGTTCATCGCGACCGTCCACTTCACCCAACACCGCGAATGTATCCTCCGCCGGCTTACGGCCGACGTCGACACGCCGATTCCGATCGAGATCGAGGAGATCCAGAACGGGTTCGTCACCTTCGTTCTCCACGCCGGTCCCCACGCCGACTCCTTTCAGGCGGAACTCGAGGCCACAGACCACGTCAAACACGTCAACCGGCTCGACGAGGAGAACCTCCTCGTGACGAAACCCTCGTGTGGCGCGTACTCGGCGATCTATCAGAACCACGGTACTCTGCGGCGGTCGAACACGGTTTCTGGTCGCCAGCGCGAGTACAACATCCTCGTGTTCCGACGCGAAGACTTAAAGAACATCCTCGACGACTTAGCCGGATTCGGGACGGTCACGCTCGGGAAACTCGAGGAGTTCAGAGCCACGACCGAATCGTCGCTCACCGAGCGCCAGCGCGAGGTCGTCACCGAGGCACTCGAACGTGGCTACTACGACTGGCCGCGAGAGCTCACGAACGAGACACTCGCGGACGAGCTGGGGATCAGTCGAGCGACGCTTCACGAACACCTTCGCAAAGCCGAACGGACGCTTCTGTCGTCGGCGCTAGCAGAGAGCCACAGGCAAACCGGTAGAGGCCAGTTCGAACGGATCGACATCGAGCAGGAGTGA
- a CDS encoding DUF3982 domain-containing protein has protein sequence MSSDSDDDRTTTDSSAEKERPNPSGTDPEATSDADTSDGVVPTAVEDASGYGLSLTLIGGVLLALAYYGYIAVTGPQTLGQAIPGPFYLLVFALLFVVELFQSRDRGGVAVVRATALALFYGGLTAFAIEGGVYLWNNPQAALDGFVGVTVLAVSLVVAGLAYFVYLSALESGTSSR, from the coding sequence ATGTCCAGCGACAGTGATGACGACCGAACGACAACGGACTCGAGTGCAGAGAAGGAGCGGCCGAATCCGAGCGGCACCGACCCAGAGGCAACGAGTGATGCTGACACGAGCGATGGCGTCGTCCCGACAGCCGTCGAGGACGCCAGCGGCTACGGGCTGTCGCTGACGCTGATCGGCGGCGTGTTGCTCGCGCTGGCGTACTACGGCTATATCGCAGTGACCGGTCCGCAGACGCTCGGGCAGGCGATTCCCGGCCCGTTCTATCTGCTCGTGTTTGCGCTCTTGTTCGTCGTCGAGTTGTTCCAGAGCCGTGACCGCGGTGGGGTGGCAGTGGTCCGAGCGACCGCGCTGGCGCTGTTCTACGGTGGCCTGACTGCGTTCGCGATCGAAGGCGGCGTCTACCTGTGGAACAATCCGCAAGCAGCGCTCGACGGCTTCGTCGGGGTCACCGTGCTGGCCGTATCACTGGTCGTTGCAGGACTGGCGTACTTCGTGTACCTGTCCGCACTCGAGTCGGGAACGAGCAGTCGATAA
- a CDS encoding DUF7289 family protein → MTARTRAQSSVISIVILIGVVAIGSIGLLLAGSYALSEQQQQAEHDRVEQSFVELRHSLEDTTVKQDSTRNINLNAGEQGAVTRENTGEIVIEYGGEDPIEREFGAIEYEADDGEVIAFEGGAVFRETGNQTRVVSGPKFNYDDSQENGGESLSFSLTTVHGEETLGSGDISMTHDDVEQENMVANSTIVNITVTSQYYRGWEQHFENEIGPDAIHAEPINETHGEVTALLGEVELDSYFEQAIAVEGDLELDGANEIIGDVVYGGSISGEEDHLEGDARPTDSLGLEPIDDEIGALVDKGEDEYTELDEAVEDGTVSSGTYYTENFGMTKGGGSNDELPDNLEFDLSEGDTTVIVNGSINIGSSDLTVTNHSNESELHIYTTGGFNLDGNANISVEGVTDTDYKSKHLQIYGTSSFKMTSSGTQSFTGVIYAPTNDTSRETFDLGGTMDVQGSLVGGGFSDPSGTPTIEHDPALEGVEPALGKSEKIIVPAPVTYVNFGLHNVEVTNN, encoded by the coding sequence GTGACCGCTCGGACTCGAGCGCAGTCGTCAGTTATCAGCATCGTCATTCTCATTGGCGTCGTCGCGATCGGCAGCATTGGACTGTTGCTCGCTGGCAGTTACGCACTGTCGGAACAACAACAGCAGGCTGAACACGACCGCGTCGAACAGTCATTCGTCGAACTCCGACATTCCTTGGAGGACACGACGGTCAAACAAGATTCGACCCGGAACATCAATCTAAACGCTGGGGAGCAGGGTGCAGTGACGAGAGAGAACACCGGTGAGATCGTGATCGAATACGGTGGCGAGGATCCGATCGAACGGGAGTTCGGTGCGATCGAGTACGAAGCCGATGATGGAGAAGTCATCGCGTTCGAAGGCGGCGCCGTATTCAGAGAGACGGGGAATCAGACTCGAGTCGTCTCCGGCCCGAAATTCAACTACGACGACTCCCAGGAAAATGGCGGCGAGAGTCTGAGCTTTTCGCTGACGACCGTCCACGGCGAAGAGACGCTCGGCTCCGGCGACATCTCGATGACACACGACGACGTCGAGCAGGAGAACATGGTCGCAAACAGTACGATCGTCAATATTACCGTGACGAGTCAGTACTATCGCGGCTGGGAACAACACTTCGAGAACGAAATCGGACCGGACGCGATCCACGCCGAACCAATTAACGAAACGCACGGCGAAGTGACGGCCCTTCTCGGCGAAGTCGAACTCGATTCGTACTTCGAGCAAGCGATCGCAGTCGAAGGTGATCTCGAATTAGATGGCGCAAACGAGATCATTGGTGACGTCGTCTATGGTGGCTCGATTAGTGGTGAAGAGGATCATCTCGAGGGAGATGCCCGTCCGACGGATTCGCTCGGTTTAGAACCAATCGACGACGAGATCGGGGCGTTAGTTGACAAAGGGGAAGACGAATACACTGAGTTAGACGAGGCCGTCGAAGACGGCACTGTCTCGAGTGGAACGTACTATACCGAGAACTTCGGTATGACAAAAGGAGGTGGATCCAATGATGAGCTGCCTGACAATCTCGAATTTGATCTTTCAGAGGGAGATACGACAGTGATTGTTAATGGGTCTATCAACATCGGGAGCAGTGATTTAACTGTTACAAACCACTCAAATGAGTCCGAACTGCACATCTATACGACAGGCGGATTCAATTTGGACGGAAATGCAAATATCTCCGTTGAGGGTGTAACTGATACCGATTATAAGTCGAAGCATCTGCAGATATACGGAACGTCGTCGTTCAAAATGACGTCATCCGGGACGCAGAGTTTCACTGGAGTGATTTACGCGCCGACGAACGACACGTCTCGAGAGACGTTCGATCTCGGCGGAACCATGGATGTTCAGGGTTCACTGGTCGGTGGTGGATTCTCTGATCCGAGCGGGACCCCAACCATCGAGCACGATCCGGCCCTCGAGGGCGTCGAACCAGCGCTCGGCAAATCGGAGAAGATCATCGTACCGGCACCGGTCACATACGTGAACTTCGGTCTACACAATGTTGAAGTGACGAACAACTGA
- a CDS encoding ABC transporter ATP-binding protein, with amino-acid sequence MTARENEGQPNGGPVDYLLDDRSVVSVADRLSLDEGTRSEGRDPLSERFASVDTLPTEDGSMAVSVTGLRKRFGNGTESVVAVDDVSFDIETGSIVGLLGPNGAGKTTLIKSILGMVLPDEGSVRIGGIDVYEHPRDAYAHADAMLEGARNDYWRLTVRENLQYFATISGVDPDSVRGRHERLLTQLGLAEKADVPVRDLSRGMKQKVSLASVLAGGAEVVFLDEPTLGLDIESSRTLQRELRRLVEEEALTVVLSSHNMDVVETVCDRVLIMSNGGIIADDTVDALLSGTDHHSIEITSRDLDSTIVSALEERFETISVEPRDRGHRITVTTDSDGLYALLAHLRAEDVSLERVRTIEPDLEDVFVDLTAGRDR; translated from the coding sequence GTGACTGCGCGAGAAAACGAGGGGCAACCGAACGGAGGTCCGGTCGATTACCTCCTCGATGACCGATCGGTCGTGAGCGTCGCCGATCGGCTGTCGCTCGACGAAGGGACCCGCAGCGAGGGACGCGATCCGCTCTCGGAACGCTTCGCCAGTGTCGACACGCTGCCGACGGAAGATGGCAGCATGGCTGTTTCGGTAACTGGTTTGCGAAAGCGCTTCGGCAACGGAACGGAGTCCGTCGTCGCCGTCGACGACGTTTCCTTCGACATCGAAACCGGCTCGATCGTCGGTCTGTTGGGACCGAACGGCGCCGGGAAGACGACGCTCATCAAGTCGATTTTGGGCATGGTGCTTCCGGACGAGGGGTCCGTTCGGATCGGCGGCATCGATGTTTACGAGCACCCTCGAGACGCGTACGCGCACGCCGATGCGATGCTCGAGGGTGCCCGGAACGACTACTGGCGGCTGACCGTCAGGGAGAACTTGCAATACTTCGCGACGATCAGCGGCGTCGACCCGGATTCGGTTCGCGGGCGCCACGAGCGGCTTCTGACCCAGCTGGGGCTTGCGGAGAAAGCAGACGTTCCCGTCCGCGACCTCTCGCGAGGGATGAAACAGAAAGTCTCGTTGGCCAGCGTCCTCGCCGGCGGTGCCGAGGTCGTTTTCCTCGACGAGCCGACGCTGGGGCTGGATATCGAGAGTTCGCGAACGCTCCAGCGGGAACTGCGACGCCTCGTCGAGGAGGAAGCCCTCACCGTCGTGCTCAGCAGCCACAACATGGACGTCGTCGAGACGGTGTGTGACCGCGTGCTCATCATGTCCAACGGCGGGATCATTGCAGACGACACCGTCGACGCGCTGCTGTCGGGCACCGATCACCACTCCATCGAAATCACGAGCCGTGACCTCGATTCGACCATCGTCTCGGCCCTCGAGGAGCGCTTCGAGACGATCAGTGTCGAGCCACGCGATCGAGGGCACCGGATCACCGTGACGACGGATAGCGACGGGCTGTACGCGCTGCTGGCCCATCTCCGCGCCGAAGACGTCTCCCTCGAGCGCGTCCGGACGATCGAGCCGGATCTCGAGGACGTCTTCGTCGACCTGACGGCCGGGAGGGACCGATAA